A genomic region of Desulfosarcina ovata subsp. ovata contains the following coding sequences:
- the dapF gene encoding diaminopimelate epimerase: MDPIPFFKMSGSGNDFIIIDNREFRVPEARLDELVVGACRRKMAVGADGVILIESSDRVDFKWRFFNADGSVAEMCGNGARCAARFAFLHGIAGRQMAFDTLAGTIEADVGPRLVKLRMTDPFDLKTGIELDLDETRVGVGSVNTGVPHAVMMVDDIETVDVIATGRQIRRHVYFAPAGTNANFVAVDPAGRILIRTYERGVEDETLACGTGNVAAALVLARERGLASPVTLTTRSGSDLIVHFRSRGDGFGDVFLEGDARVIYRGELWEEAWQR, translated from the coding sequence ATGGACCCGATCCCTTTTTTCAAGATGAGCGGCAGCGGCAACGATTTCATCATCATTGACAACCGGGAATTCCGGGTCCCCGAGGCGCGCCTGGACGAGCTGGTCGTCGGGGCCTGCCGCCGGAAGATGGCCGTGGGCGCGGACGGGGTGATCCTGATCGAATCCTCGGATCGGGTCGATTTCAAGTGGCGCTTTTTCAATGCCGACGGTTCCGTGGCCGAAATGTGCGGCAACGGTGCCCGCTGTGCTGCCCGTTTCGCCTTCCTGCACGGCATCGCCGGTCGGCAGATGGCCTTCGACACCCTGGCGGGGACCATCGAGGCCGATGTGGGCCCCCGCCTGGTGAAGCTGCGCATGACCGATCCCTTTGACCTGAAAACCGGCATCGAGCTGGATCTGGACGAAACCCGGGTTGGGGTCGGCAGCGTCAACACCGGGGTGCCCCATGCGGTGATGATGGTGGATGATATTGAAACCGTGGATGTGATCGCCACCGGCCGGCAGATCCGCCGGCATGTCTATTTTGCACCGGCGGGCACCAACGCCAACTTCGTGGCCGTGGATCCGGCCGGGCGGATTCTCATCCGTACCTACGAACGCGGTGTGGAAGACGAGACCCTGGCCTGCGGCACGGGCAACGTGGCGGCCGCCCTGGTGCTGGCCCGCGAACGGGGGTTGGCATCGCCGGTGACCCTGACCACCCGCAGCGGCAGCGATCTGATCGTGCATTTCCGTTCCCGGGGAGACGGTTTCGGGGATGTTTTCCTGGAAGGCGATGCGCGGGTGATCTATCGCGGGGAGTTGTGGGAGGAAGCATGGCAGCGCTGA
- a CDS encoding YHS domain-containing protein: MKLLFLILIVYLAYRAGKSWLKRNLQVPGQGNAAGGAIDDVMVQDPVCGIHFPRREGVELRYDGQVYLFCSAECRDKFLADRGKKT; encoded by the coding sequence GTGAAACTGCTTTTTCTGATCCTTATTGTCTACCTGGCCTACCGGGCCGGCAAATCGTGGCTCAAGCGGAACCTCCAGGTGCCCGGCCAGGGAAATGCCGCCGGGGGTGCGATCGATGACGTGATGGTTCAGGATCCGGTTTGCGGCATCCATTTTCCGCGGCGCGAAGGCGTGGAATTGCGGTACGACGGGCAGGTTTACCTGTTCTGTTCGGCCGAATGCCGGGACAAGTTCCTGGCGGACCGGGGAAAAAAGACCTGA
- the fsa gene encoding fructose-6-phosphate aldolase encodes MKFFIDTANVEEIREANAMGMVDGVTTNPSLIAKEGRVFEEVIKEICEIVDGPISAEVISLDAEGMVSEARELAKIHKNIVIKIPMTVDGLKATRQLSQENIRTNVTLVFSPLQALMAAKAGASYVSPFVGRLDDLSQDGMQLVEQIAEIFSNYAYETEIIVASIRNPLHVLDSALAGADIATIPFNVLSKLAAHPLTDKGIQSFLADWEKAKK; translated from the coding sequence ATGAAATTCTTTATCGATACTGCCAATGTTGAAGAAATCCGTGAGGCCAACGCCATGGGCATGGTCGACGGGGTGACCACCAATCCGTCCCTGATCGCCAAAGAGGGCCGCGTGTTCGAAGAGGTGATCAAGGAGATCTGCGAGATCGTGGATGGCCCCATCAGCGCCGAGGTGATCAGCCTGGATGCCGAGGGCATGGTCAGCGAGGCCCGCGAACTGGCCAAAATCCATAAGAACATCGTCATCAAGATCCCCATGACCGTTGACGGGCTCAAGGCGACCCGGCAGCTCAGCCAGGAAAACATCAGAACCAACGTGACCCTGGTTTTCTCCCCCCTGCAGGCCCTGATGGCGGCCAAGGCCGGCGCATCCTATGTGAGCCCCTTTGTGGGACGCCTGGACGACCTTTCCCAGGACGGCATGCAGCTAGTGGAGCAGATCGCCGAGATTTTCAGCAATTACGCCTATGAAACAGAGATCATCGTGGCTAGCATCCGCAATCCGCTGCATGTGCTCGATTCCGCCCTGGCCGGGGCGGACATCGCCACGATTCCCTTCAACGTGCTCAGCAAGCTGGCCGCCCATCCGCTGACCGACAAAGGCATCCAGTCTTTTCTGGCGGATTGGGAAAAAGCAAAAAAATAA
- the pgsA gene encoding CDP-diacylglycerol--glycerol-3-phosphate 3-phosphatidyltransferase, with translation MEKARIRSLLTHPNTLTLFRIASVPVIVILLLMPNRFTALVAGLIFSAAAITDYFDGYLARRYGLVSNLGKVMDPVADKLLVSSSLIMLSSLGWMPAWIACIIIGRELAVTGLRNIIAQNKQDVSASSLGKYKTGFQIAAIIPLTFHYPALGFDFQAIGMVFLWGALVFTLWSGADYFLRFRKLLRG, from the coding sequence ATGGAAAAAGCGCGCATCAGATCACTTCTCACCCATCCGAATACTTTGACGCTGTTCCGGATCGCCTCGGTGCCAGTTATTGTGATACTGCTGCTAATGCCCAATCGGTTTACCGCCCTGGTGGCCGGCCTGATCTTCAGCGCTGCCGCGATTACCGATTACTTCGACGGTTATCTGGCCAGACGCTACGGACTGGTGTCCAATCTGGGCAAGGTGATGGATCCGGTGGCCGACAAACTGCTGGTCTCCAGCTCGCTGATCATGCTCAGTTCCCTGGGCTGGATGCCGGCCTGGATCGCCTGTATCATCATCGGCCGTGAACTGGCCGTTACCGGGCTGCGCAACATCATTGCCCAGAACAAACAGGATGTCTCCGCTTCCAGCCTGGGAAAGTACAAAACCGGGTTTCAGATCGCGGCCATCATCCCGTTGACCTTTCACTACCCGGCCCTGGGATTCGATTTCCAGGCCATCGGTATGGTCTTTCTTTGGGGGGCCCTGGTGTTCACCCTCTGGTCCGGAGCGGATTACTTCCTGCGGTTCAGGAAATTACTCAGGGGATGA
- a CDS encoding IS110 family transposase, giving the protein MNKIVKYVGLDVHKDSITIAIADEGRDGNVRVYGKISNDLGQIDNVMRKLISQNAELHCVYEAGPCGYPIYRHLTSKGIDCVVVAPALIPKKTGDRVKNDRRDATHLATLHRSGELTPVYVPDQADEALRDLVRARKDIQISLRKVKQQINAFLLRQGISYPGKSKWGKAHLNWLAELKMQHPAQHIALTEYLDAMEDHEARVKRIEKAIEQCCQTSRLLPVIEALQALRGISLLSAVTVVAELGDLSRFDTPAQLMAYLGLIPSEHSSGGTIKKGPITKTGNTHARRTLIESAQAYRMPARKSKAIRKRQEGLPDDVLDIAWNAQLRLCHRYRRLIAKGKNHNVVITAIARELAGFIWAIARAVPIVAAER; this is encoded by the coding sequence ATGAACAAGATAGTAAAGTATGTTGGTTTAGATGTCCACAAAGATTCGATTACCATTGCTATCGCCGATGAAGGACGTGACGGAAACGTTCGAGTGTATGGAAAAATCAGCAACGACCTGGGGCAGATTGATAACGTCATGCGAAAACTGATTTCACAAAACGCCGAATTGCATTGTGTTTACGAAGCAGGTCCGTGCGGATATCCGATCTATAGGCATTTAACAAGCAAGGGGATCGATTGCGTTGTCGTTGCTCCAGCGTTGATCCCCAAAAAAACAGGTGATCGGGTTAAGAATGATCGCCGTGATGCAACCCACCTGGCGACGCTCCACCGTTCCGGAGAACTGACGCCGGTGTATGTCCCCGATCAGGCCGATGAAGCGCTTCGTGACCTGGTACGTGCACGAAAAGACATCCAAATATCGCTCCGCAAAGTCAAACAACAGATCAATGCCTTTTTATTGCGACAAGGAATCAGTTATCCAGGTAAAAGCAAATGGGGTAAAGCTCATTTAAATTGGCTGGCGGAGCTGAAAATGCAGCATCCTGCCCAGCATATTGCCCTTACCGAATACCTGGACGCCATGGAAGACCATGAGGCCCGCGTTAAGCGCATCGAAAAAGCGATTGAGCAATGTTGCCAAACCAGTCGACTGCTTCCGGTTATCGAGGCTCTGCAAGCGCTCAGGGGGATTTCTTTGCTCAGCGCGGTGACCGTCGTCGCTGAACTGGGGGATCTGAGCCGTTTCGATACGCCGGCACAGCTGATGGCCTATTTGGGTCTGATCCCATCGGAGCATTCAAGCGGTGGCACCATCAAAAAAGGCCCCATTACCAAAACCGGCAATACCCATGCCCGCAGGACGTTGATCGAATCGGCTCAGGCCTATCGTATGCCGGCCCGGAAAAGTAAGGCGATCCGTAAACGCCAGGAAGGCTTGCCGGACGATGTTTTGGATATTGCCTGGAATGCACAGCTACGACTATGCCACCGCTACCGCAGGTTGATTGCAAAGGGCAAAAACCATAACGTGGTCATCACCGCGATTGCACGCGAGTTGGCCGGTTTCATCTGGGCCATTGCCCGGGCTGTTCCAATCGTGGCCGCTGAAAGATGA
- a CDS encoding PIN domain-containing protein has translation MIWAFVDYENVGSLEAINLSDYEKVFVFCGPRNTKVKFGTLPSPDICRIELIGVSTMGNNNLDFHLAFYLGRLHEIADKTITFHIISNDSGFNGLVNHLKRIGRKCKKVGTQPSGPVKNCESSSLSDPASIVLSKLKQIDGRKRPRKRTKFINWIKSQCPGFSSSATPEDVCKELVMAQLVQESGTNITYRLGR, from the coding sequence ATGATCTGGGCATTTGTCGATTATGAAAATGTTGGTTCCCTTGAAGCCATCAATCTCTCCGACTATGAGAAGGTGTTCGTTTTTTGTGGTCCCAGGAACACCAAGGTTAAATTTGGAACGTTGCCATCTCCCGATATTTGTAGAATCGAATTAATCGGTGTTTCCACAATGGGAAATAATAATCTTGATTTCCATTTGGCGTTTTATTTAGGGCGATTGCATGAGATTGCCGATAAAACAATTACCTTCCATATCATAAGCAACGATTCCGGATTCAATGGTCTGGTCAATCATTTGAAGAGAATCGGACGTAAGTGCAAAAAAGTAGGGACCCAACCATCTGGACCGGTTAAGAACTGCGAGTCTTCATCATTGAGCGACCCTGCATCAATCGTATTGTCCAAGCTCAAACAAATTGATGGCAGGAAACGGCCGCGAAAACGCACAAAGTTTATCAATTGGATCAAGTCACAGTGCCCGGGTTTTTCAAGTTCTGCAACCCCTGAAGATGTCTGTAAAGAACTGGTCATGGCTCAGCTGGTGCAGGAATCAGGCACTAACATTACTTATAGGCTTGGGCGATGA
- the folK gene encoding 2-amino-4-hydroxy-6-hydroxymethyldihydropteridine diphosphokinase produces the protein MAALIPAHTVLISVGSNLGDKLDNCLQGITALTKGGLARLEGVSRFYRTSPVDYTDQDWFVNAAVKITTNLAPPDLLRHLLAIQQQMGRKSGGIRFGPRVLDLDILLIGDRVMRSPDLEIPHPRMHKRAFVLQPICDIDPAVIHPVLGRSVADLLNALDDADQQIVPLAHQPMLTKGGLS, from the coding sequence ATGGCAGCGCTGATCCCGGCGCACACGGTGCTTATCTCCGTGGGATCGAACCTGGGAGACAAGCTGGACAACTGCCTGCAGGGGATTACGGCCCTCACCAAAGGGGGCCTGGCGCGCCTGGAAGGGGTGTCACGGTTCTACCGCACCTCGCCGGTGGACTATACCGACCAGGACTGGTTCGTCAACGCAGCGGTGAAAATTACCACGAATCTGGCGCCGCCGGACCTGCTGCGGCATCTGTTGGCCATCCAGCAGCAGATGGGCCGCAAAAGCGGCGGCATCCGTTTCGGTCCGCGGGTCCTGGACCTGGATATCCTCCTGATCGGCGATCGGGTGATGCGGTCTCCGGACCTGGAAATCCCCCATCCGCGCATGCACAAAAGGGCCTTTGTCTTGCAGCCCATCTGTGATATAGACCCAGCGGTCATTCATCCGGTATTGGGGCGCTCCGTTGCCGATCTTTTAAATGCGCTGGACGATGCCGACCAGCAGATCGTCCCGCTGGCGCATCAACCCATGCTGACAAAAGGCGGGTTGTCGTGA
- the lptM gene encoding LPS translocon maturation chaperone LptM, with the protein MARQSDTRRLTPVTVRRFIGGPVRPWLWLLLVLVLAGCGVKGPPVPPERPLPPTVLDLTYRLTDQRVVLAWQLAAPLSKTAAGGSAFVVLRSRNRLDQPFCETCPLVFERVAVIPYVDAPENRFSTELALDPGYDYRFKVHLETGPAAGNDSNLVRFDVPVSAMPAAEE; encoded by the coding sequence GTGGCCAGGCAATCGGACACCCGGCGGTTGACCCCGGTGACGGTGCGCCGTTTTATCGGTGGACCGGTGCGGCCATGGCTGTGGCTTCTGCTGGTGCTCGTTCTTGCCGGGTGCGGCGTCAAGGGACCGCCGGTCCCGCCGGAGCGGCCCCTTCCGCCAACGGTGCTCGATCTGACTTACCGGCTGACGGATCAACGCGTGGTTCTGGCCTGGCAGTTGGCGGCGCCGCTTTCAAAGACGGCTGCCGGCGGGTCGGCTTTTGTGGTTTTGCGGTCGCGCAACCGGCTGGACCAGCCGTTTTGCGAGACCTGTCCGCTGGTGTTTGAACGGGTGGCCGTGATCCCCTACGTGGACGCCCCGGAGAACCGTTTTTCCACCGAACTGGCTCTGGACCCGGGTTATGACTACCGGTTCAAGGTTCATCTGGAAACCGGACCGGCGGCCGGCAACGACTCGAATCTGGTGCGGTTCGACGTTCCCGTTTCGGCCATGCCGGCGGCAGAGGAGTGA